A portion of the Campylobacter concisus ATCC 51562 genome contains these proteins:
- a CDS encoding efflux RND transporter permease subunit produces MRQIFKFIIAKNKLIIALILALSVVFGYLSTKLSVDASAETLLLEHDPDLKAYREIAKRYDSPGFLVVAFTPKDDLFSPKNLELIKNLGDELAKNDMVNSVISIINIPLLNSVKGGITGILDHTPTLQDKDINISKAKLEFAKSPIYSGNLISKDLKTTAIALNLKQDEKFNELVNERNLLSQKESNGTITQAERLKLEALAYEFKAYRDELRKSDHENLEAIKATIAKFNANDELFLGGANMIADDMIGFIKSDLLVYGLSVLALLSFSLWLFFRQVRWIVLPMFICAISAIFTTGIFGIFDWEVTVISSNYIALQLIITISTVIHLVVSYREFYAKYPKYSQNQLIYLTLRDKFSPSFWAIFTTVIGFSSLMSADIKPVIMLGIMMSTGISVSLVLAFLLFGAINVNLEKLAPIRTFENSFKFTKYCANLALNSRKIIYVVCVLVVCFGVYGISKIKVENSFIGYFKESTEIRQGMQVIDTKLGGTIPVDVIVKFKEQKQDKNTEQDEFENEFESNAKDAKYWFNSYHTRVAEKIHDYLNEQKFVGHVSSLATLIKAIKELNNGASDDFLLAAMYEKLPQNYKNILLSPYVSVEDDELRFSIRIVDSDSELRRNLFLKELREGLAQLTKNDNVSIEVAGMMVLYNNMLQNLLSSQVDTFGLTVAILFVIFCFIFRSIKLATIAIVSNLIPLCTLFGVMGFFGIPLDVMSITIAAISIGIGVDDIIHYIHRFKEEMLTKSVFESIKVAHASIGYAMYYTSFTIFLGFSVMITSNFIPTIYFGLLTDLVMVFMLLGALIILPSLIASFVKKRDI; encoded by the coding sequence ATGCGACAAATTTTTAAATTTATCATTGCTAAAAACAAGCTTATTATTGCTCTAATTTTAGCTTTAAGCGTAGTTTTTGGCTATCTTAGCACCAAGCTTAGCGTTGATGCGTCAGCTGAAACGCTACTGCTTGAGCATGATCCTGACTTAAAAGCTTATAGGGAGATAGCCAAACGCTACGACTCACCCGGATTTTTAGTGGTTGCTTTTACTCCAAAAGATGATCTTTTTTCACCTAAAAATTTAGAACTTATCAAAAATTTAGGCGATGAACTAGCTAAAAACGATATGGTAAATAGTGTCATCTCTATAATAAATATTCCGCTTTTAAATAGTGTAAAAGGCGGGATTACTGGTATCTTAGATCATACTCCAACGCTGCAAGATAAAGATATAAATATTTCAAAAGCAAAGCTTGAGTTTGCCAAAAGTCCGATTTACAGCGGAAATTTGATAAGCAAAGATCTAAAAACCACAGCAATTGCTCTAAATTTAAAACAAGATGAGAAATTTAATGAGCTTGTAAATGAGAGAAATTTGCTTAGCCAAAAAGAGTCAAACGGCACTATCACACAAGCTGAGCGACTTAAGTTAGAGGCTCTTGCTTATGAGTTTAAAGCCTACCGAGATGAGCTTAGAAAGAGCGACCACGAAAACCTTGAGGCTATAAAAGCAACCATAGCTAAATTTAACGCAAATGACGAGCTGTTCTTAGGCGGTGCAAATATGATCGCTGATGATATGATAGGCTTTATAAAAAGCGATCTTTTGGTATATGGCTTAAGCGTACTTGCTCTTCTTAGCTTTAGTTTGTGGCTATTTTTCAGGCAGGTTAGATGGATAGTTTTGCCGATGTTTATATGTGCCATAAGTGCTATTTTTACGACCGGAATTTTTGGCATATTTGACTGGGAAGTAACGGTCATTAGCTCAAACTACATCGCACTTCAGCTCATCATTACTATTTCAACTGTGATTCATCTTGTCGTTAGTTATAGAGAATTTTACGCAAAGTATCCAAAATATAGCCAAAATCAGCTAATTTATCTAACGCTTCGTGATAAATTCTCTCCATCTTTTTGGGCGATATTTACCACGGTTATTGGCTTTAGCTCGCTTATGAGTGCTGACATAAAGCCAGTTATCATGCTTGGCATTATGATGAGCACTGGCATTAGCGTTTCGCTTGTGCTTGCGTTTTTGCTATTTGGTGCAATAAATGTAAATTTAGAAAAATTAGCTCCCATTAGAACCTTTGAAAATAGCTTTAAATTTACAAAATATTGCGCAAATTTAGCCTTAAACTCAAGAAAGATTATCTACGTAGTTTGTGTGCTAGTTGTCTGTTTTGGCGTTTATGGTATCAGCAAGATAAAGGTTGAAAATAGCTTTATAGGCTACTTTAAAGAAAGCACAGAAATTCGCCAAGGAATGCAAGTTATTGATACCAAACTTGGTGGCACGATACCAGTTGATGTGATAGTGAAATTTAAAGAGCAAAAACAAGATAAAAATACTGAGCAAGATGAGTTTGAAAATGAGTTTGAAAGCAATGCCAAGGATGCGAAATACTGGTTTAATAGCTATCACACAAGGGTTGCTGAGAAGATTCACGACTATTTAAACGAGCAAAAATTTGTCGGACATGTAAGCTCGCTAGCAACCCTTATAAAAGCCATAAAAGAGCTAAATAACGGCGCGAGTGATGATTTTTTATTAGCTGCGATGTATGAGAAATTACCACAAAATTATAAAAATATCTTATTAAGTCCTTATGTAAGCGTTGAAGATGATGAGCTTAGATTTAGCATAAGGATCGTCGATAGCGACTCCGAGCTTAGACGAAATTTATTTCTAAAAGAGCTTAGAGAAGGGCTAGCACAGCTTACTAAAAATGACAATGTAAGTATAGAAGTTGCCGGCATGATGGTGCTTTATAACAATATGCTTCAAAATTTACTTAGCTCACAAGTTGATACTTTTGGGCTAACCGTCGCTATACTTTTTGTCATATTTTGCTTTATTTTTAGAAGCATAAAGCTAGCAACCATTGCGATAGTTTCAAATTTAATCCCGCTTTGCACACTCTTTGGTGTGATGGGATTTTTTGGCATTCCGCTTGATGTGATGAGTATAACGATCGCAGCCATTAGTATTGGTATCGGTGTTGATGATATCATTCACTACATACACCGCTTTAAAGAAGAAATGCTTACAAAAAGTGTTTTTGAGAGCATTAAAGTCGCGCACGCAAGCATCGGATATGCGATGTATTACACATCATTCACTATTTTTCTTGGCTTTAGTGTGATGATAACTAGCAATTTTATTCCAACTATATATTTTGGCTTACTAACCGATCTTGTTATGGTATTTATGCTTCTTGGCGCACTAATCATCTTGCCAAGCCTAATAGCAAGCTTTGTAAAAAAGCGCGATATTTAA
- a CDS encoding nicotinate phosphoribosyltransferase, giving the protein MNELELKMQGKIDRLTDKTFKLDPRTGEGYFTAKYFLKVNEIIKQNLPDQHVTMQFFQRRDDIVLCGIDEVLAIINKFAKNPSELEIYALNDGDIINTNEPVLKISGKYENFGFLENVIDATLTRRSCVATNSRDVIRAANGKDVFSMADRQDDICTQPGDGYASFVGGIKKVATDAQGELTGLKGGGTMPHALIQMCGGDIVKASEIYAKTFENEKITALVDYNNDVITDALKAANALKERLGAVRVDTSKNLIDKYFEGKDTSKFDPHGVCKELIFALREALDKAGFKYVKIVVSSGFSPKIIKEFEAYNTPVDTYGVGSYLVKNDICGFTGDLVELNGKDEAKFGRKNFASDRLKRVKF; this is encoded by the coding sequence ATGAACGAACTTGAGCTAAAGATGCAAGGCAAGATAGATAGGCTAACAGATAAGACCTTTAAGCTAGATCCAAGGACCGGCGAGGGCTACTTCACGGCGAAATATTTTTTAAAAGTAAATGAGATAATTAAGCAAAATTTGCCAGATCAGCACGTGACAATGCAGTTCTTTCAAAGGCGCGATGATATCGTGCTTTGTGGCATTGACGAGGTTTTAGCTATCATCAATAAATTTGCCAAAAACCCAAGTGAGCTTGAAATTTACGCACTTAATGATGGCGATATCATAAACACAAACGAGCCGGTTTTAAAGATAAGCGGCAAGTATGAAAATTTTGGTTTTTTAGAAAACGTCATCGATGCGACGCTTACTAGAAGAAGCTGCGTGGCGACAAACTCAAGAGACGTGATAAGAGCGGCAAATGGAAAGGACGTCTTTAGTATGGCAGATAGACAAGATGACATCTGCACGCAACCAGGCGACGGCTATGCATCATTTGTAGGCGGCATCAAAAAGGTTGCCACAGATGCTCAGGGCGAGCTTACTGGGCTAAAAGGTGGTGGCACCATGCCTCACGCGCTTATTCAAATGTGCGGCGGGGATATAGTAAAAGCCTCAGAAATTTATGCTAAAACCTTTGAAAATGAGAAGATCACGGCATTGGTTGATTATAACAATGATGTGATCACAGACGCACTAAAGGCTGCAAATGCCCTAAAAGAGAGGCTTGGCGCGGTTAGAGTTGATACTAGTAAAAATTTGATAGATAAGTATTTTGAAGGCAAAGATACTAGCAAATTTGACCCACACGGCGTTTGTAAGGAGCTTATATTTGCTCTAAGAGAGGCGCTTGATAAAGCTGGTTTTAAATACGTTAAAATCGTCGTTAGCTCAGGTTTTAGCCCTAAAATTATAAAAGAATTTGAAGCTTATAACACGCCGGTTGATACTTATGGCGTTGGAAGTTATCTTGTTAAAAATGACATTTGTGGCTTTACTGGTGATCTAGTCGAGCTAAACGGCAAAGATGAGGCAAAATTTGGTAGGAAAAATTTCGCTTCAGATAGGCTAAAGAGAGTGAAATTTTAA
- a CDS encoding UDP-N-acetylmuramate dehydrogenase: MTRLVDFSKFTSVRIGGVHEIFEVDSLEDLSSPHFLGAVMIGGGNNLLISPNPPKMAMLGKSFDYINLETCDEKIYLEIGAATKSAKIYNFCKQNNIANLEFLKNIPGTLGGLIKMNAGLLKFSISDNLTHVRLARGWVSKEEINFSYRHSGIDEAILGAKFKLSSGFDASISEAISAKRANQPKGASFGSCFVNPEGHFAGALLEAVGLKGYAIGGAKFSEEHANFLINFNHASFEDATSLINLARARVLEKFGVELKTEVCIL, encoded by the coding sequence GTGACGAGGCTTGTTGATTTTTCTAAATTTACCTCGGTTAGGATAGGCGGCGTGCATGAAATTTTCGAGGTTGATAGCCTTGAAGATCTAAGCTCACCTCACTTTTTAGGCGCTGTGATGATAGGCGGGGGCAACAACCTTCTTATCTCGCCAAATCCCCCAAAAATGGCGATGCTTGGCAAGAGTTTTGACTATATAAATTTAGAAACTTGTGATGAAAAAATTTACCTTGAGATAGGTGCTGCGACAAAATCAGCTAAAATTTATAACTTCTGCAAACAAAATAACATCGCGAACCTTGAGTTTTTAAAAAATATCCCAGGCACGCTTGGCGGACTTATCAAGATGAATGCTGGACTGCTTAAATTTAGCATAAGCGACAACCTCACGCATGTACGTCTGGCTCGTGGCTGGGTGAGCAAAGAGGAGATAAACTTTAGCTACCGCCACAGCGGCATAGATGAGGCTATTTTGGGGGCTAAATTTAAGCTTTCTAGTGGCTTTGATGCAAGCATTTCTGAAGCTATAAGCGCAAAAAGGGCAAATCAACCAAAAGGCGCTAGCTTTGGCAGCTGCTTTGTAAATCCTGAAGGGCACTTTGCAGGGGCATTGCTTGAGGCAGTTGGACTAAAGGGATACGCTATCGGCGGAGCGAAATTTAGCGAAGAGCACGCAAATTTTTTGATAAATTTTAACCACGCAAGCTTTGAGGACGCCACTAGCCTTATAAATTTGGCTAGAGCTAGAGTTTTAGAGAAATTTGGCGTAGAGCTTAAGACTGAAGTTTGCATTTTATAA
- the recA gene encoding recombinase RecA, which produces MAKEKDSDKKIAIPESEADKKKALELALKQIDKAFGKGTLLRLGDKEVEAIESIPTGSLGLDLALGIGGVPKGRIIEIYGPESSGKTTLTLHIIAEAQKAGGICAFVDAEHALDVKYASNLGVNTDNLYVSQPDFGEQALEIVETLARSGAIDLIVVDSVAALTPKSEIDGDMGDQHVGLQARLMSQALRKLTGILSKMKTTVIFINQIRMKIGMMGYGTPETTTGGNALKFYSSVRIDVRKIATLKQNDEPIGNRTKAKVVKNKVAPPFKVAEFDIMFGEGVSKEGEIIDYGVKLDIIDKSGAWFSYKAEKLGQGRENAKAYLKEHPEISDEIVAAIKGSMGIDHLISSGAKDEDDDTNEAGDE; this is translated from the coding sequence ATGGCAAAAGAAAAAGATAGTGACAAAAAAATAGCTATCCCAGAGAGCGAAGCGGACAAGAAAAAGGCGCTTGAGCTTGCGCTAAAGCAGATCGATAAAGCTTTTGGTAAAGGCACGCTTTTAAGACTTGGCGACAAAGAGGTTGAGGCTATCGAGTCGATACCGACTGGCTCGCTAGGACTTGACCTAGCTCTTGGCATAGGCGGCGTTCCAAAAGGCAGGATCATCGAGATCTACGGACCAGAGAGCTCTGGTAAGACCACGCTCACACTTCACATCATCGCTGAAGCACAAAAAGCTGGCGGAATTTGTGCATTTGTCGATGCAGAACACGCACTAGACGTAAAATACGCTTCAAATTTAGGTGTAAATACCGACAACCTTTACGTCTCTCAGCCAGACTTTGGCGAGCAGGCACTTGAGATAGTTGAGACACTCGCAAGAAGCGGTGCGATAGATCTTATCGTAGTTGATAGCGTCGCTGCTCTTACTCCAAAGAGCGAGATAGACGGCGATATGGGCGATCAGCACGTTGGCTTGCAGGCTAGGCTAATGAGTCAGGCACTTAGAAAGCTAACTGGAATTTTAAGCAAGATGAAGACAACTGTTATCTTCATCAACCAAATTCGTATGAAGATCGGTATGATGGGATATGGCACACCAGAGACCACAACTGGTGGTAATGCGCTTAAATTTTACTCATCTGTAAGGATCGATGTTAGAAAGATAGCCACACTTAAACAAAACGACGAGCCTATCGGCAACCGCACAAAAGCGAAAGTGGTTAAAAATAAGGTCGCACCTCCATTTAAAGTGGCTGAATTTGACATTATGTTTGGCGAGGGTGTGAGTAAAGAGGGCGAGATCATCGACTATGGCGTAAAACTCGACATCATCGACAAATCGGGCGCGTGGTTTAGCTACAAGGCCGAAAAACTAGGCCAAGGCAGAGAAAACGCCAAAGCTTACCTAAAAGAGCATCCAGAAATTTCTGATGAAATAGTAGCAGCGATAAAAGGCTCAATGGGGATCGATCACCTAATAAGCAGCGGCGCAAAAGACGAAGACGACGACACAAACGAAGCAGGAGATGAATAA
- the eno gene encoding phosphopyruvate hydratase — protein sequence MVFIEDVEAHEVLDSRGNPTVRATVRLSDGTEASAIVPSGASTGKREALELRDKDERYAGKGVLKAVSNVNEKIAEAIIGLDAYNQRAVDAEMLELDGTHNYSNLGANAVLGVSMAVARAAAKSLNIPLYRYLGGANASILPVPMFNIINGGAHANNSVDFQEFMIMPFGFSTFSEALRAATEIYHKLKSILNAAGHSTAVGDEGGFAPNLKDNEEPLKLISQAVKEAGYELGSQIKLALDVASSELYKDGKYELEGKKFSSDELISYYEKLCEKYPIFSIEDGLSEDDWSGWAELTKRLGSKVQLVGDDLFVTNEKILREGIEKKIANAILIKPNQIGSVTQTMQTVRLAQRNGYRCIMSHRSGESEDAFIADFAVALNTGEIKTGATSRSERNAKYNRLLEIELEAGEFLGDNI from the coding sequence ATGGTATTTATTGAAGATGTAGAAGCTCACGAGGTTTTAGACAGCAGAGGCAACCCAACAGTTCGCGCGACAGTTAGACTAAGCGACGGAACCGAGGCAAGTGCGATCGTACCAAGTGGCGCAAGCACTGGCAAGCGAGAGGCGCTCGAGCTTCGTGACAAAGACGAGAGATATGCTGGCAAGGGCGTTTTAAAGGCTGTTTCAAATGTAAATGAAAAGATCGCTGAGGCGATAATCGGCCTTGACGCTTACAACCAAAGAGCAGTTGATGCGGAGATGCTTGAGCTTGATGGCACTCACAACTACTCAAATTTAGGCGCAAACGCAGTCCTTGGCGTATCTATGGCAGTAGCTCGCGCAGCTGCAAAGAGCCTAAATATCCCGCTCTACCGCTATCTTGGCGGTGCAAACGCTAGTATCTTGCCAGTGCCGATGTTTAACATCATAAATGGCGGCGCACATGCAAACAATAGCGTTGATTTTCAAGAATTTATGATCATGCCATTTGGCTTTAGCACATTTAGCGAGGCACTAAGAGCTGCGACTGAAATTTACCACAAGCTAAAATCTATCCTAAACGCAGCTGGACACAGCACTGCTGTCGGCGACGAGGGTGGCTTTGCTCCAAATTTAAAAGATAATGAAGAGCCACTAAAGCTGATCTCACAGGCTGTAAAAGAGGCTGGATATGAGCTAGGCAGCCAGATAAAGCTAGCCCTTGACGTCGCTTCAAGCGAGCTTTACAAAGACGGCAAATATGAGCTTGAAGGCAAGAAATTTAGCAGTGACGAGCTCATTAGCTACTACGAAAAACTTTGCGAAAAATATCCAATATTTTCTATCGAAGATGGCCTTAGCGAGGATGACTGGAGCGGCTGGGCTGAGCTTACAAAAAGGCTTGGCAGTAAGGTTCAGCTAGTTGGCGATGATCTTTTTGTCACAAATGAGAAAATTTTACGCGAGGGTATCGAGAAAAAGATCGCAAATGCGATCCTAATCAAGCCAAATCAAATAGGCTCAGTCACACAAACTATGCAAACTGTCCGCCTTGCTCAAAGAAACGGATATCGCTGCATAATGAGCCATAGAAGCGGCGAGAGCGAAGATGCGTTCATCGCTGACTTTGCAGTCGCACTAAACACTGGCGAAATAAAGACAGGTGCCACTTCAAGAAGCGAGCGCAACGCAAAATACAACCGCTTGCTTGAGATCGAACTTGAGGCTGGAGAGTTTTTGGGGGATAATATTTGA
- a CDS encoding MqnA/MqnD/SBP family protein codes for MYAAVKFGWVSSKNLAFTSKALDIETLNEEALKGTYEATAISFALYPKICDEYALLRCAVSFGNGYGPKLIKLKGKQLKRNFKVALSGKNTTNALLFRIAYPEARIVYKNFLEIENAVLSGEVDAGVLIHESILNFSGKLCVEREIWDIWSELNGENLPLPLGGMALRRSLPITDAIECERVLSEAVRIATSHKPFLSHMLMERNLIRVGKEDLKTYLNLYANDESISMNEMQLKALNKLYQIGYDKGFFEKPIDVNDYLIPTEYNEVRFS; via the coding sequence ATGTATGCCGCGGTCAAATTTGGCTGGGTTAGCAGTAAAAATTTAGCCTTCACATCAAAGGCACTTGATATAGAAACGCTAAACGAAGAGGCGCTAAAAGGCACTTACGAGGCAACGGCGATCAGCTTTGCGCTCTATCCAAAAATTTGCGACGAGTATGCGCTTTTACGCTGCGCCGTGAGCTTTGGCAATGGATATGGCCCAAAGCTTATCAAGCTAAAAGGCAAGCAGCTAAAGCGAAATTTCAAGGTCGCACTCTCTGGCAAAAACACGACAAATGCACTGCTCTTTCGCATAGCCTACCCAGAGGCAAGGATCGTTTATAAAAATTTCCTTGAGATCGAAAATGCTGTACTTAGCGGCGAAGTCGATGCTGGCGTGCTCATACATGAAAGCATCTTAAATTTCTCAGGCAAGCTCTGCGTAGAGCGTGAAATTTGGGACATCTGGAGCGAGCTAAACGGCGAAAATTTACCACTTCCACTTGGTGGCATGGCGCTTAGACGAAGCCTGCCCATAACCGACGCGATCGAGTGCGAAAGAGTGCTTAGCGAGGCCGTTAGGATCGCCACCTCGCACAAGCCATTTTTATCTCACATGCTAATGGAGCGAAACCTCATCAGAGTAGGCAAAGAGGATCTTAAAACGTATCTAAATTTATACGCAAATGACGAGTCTATAAGCATGAACGAAATGCAGCTAAAAGCACTAAACAAGCTCTATCAAATAGGCTATGACAAAGGTTTTTTTGAAAAGCCAATCGATGTAAACGACTATCTCATTCCAACTGAATACAACGAAGTAAGGTTTAGCTGA
- a CDS encoding molybdate ABC transporter permease subunit, producing the protein MQELSWLFDPLFLSIKVVLCQGALLIIFGLALAYYLAFSKAKFKAILEMIVTFPLIFPPIATGFLLLYLLGKNGIVGKALNLEIIFSFKALVLAAFIASLPLFVKPVASALGSLSKSLSEAAYSLGKDKFQTAIFVLFPCVAKSVAAAFILAISRGLGEVGITLILGGNIIGKTDTISLAIYNAVYDGKSDEALVLSLVLVVLSFILFGIINLLDKSKI; encoded by the coding sequence TTGCAAGAGCTCTCTTGGCTATTTGATCCGCTATTTTTAAGCATAAAGGTCGTTTTGTGCCAAGGGGCTTTACTTATCATTTTTGGGCTGGCTTTGGCTTATTATTTAGCTTTTAGTAAGGCTAAATTTAAAGCTATTTTAGAGATGATCGTAACTTTTCCACTCATCTTTCCGCCCATTGCGACTGGATTTTTACTGCTTTATCTGCTTGGCAAAAATGGCATCGTCGGCAAGGCTTTAAATTTAGAAATTATTTTTAGTTTTAAGGCTCTTGTGTTAGCTGCTTTTATAGCTTCTTTGCCACTATTTGTAAAACCTGTCGCTTCTGCTCTTGGCTCACTTTCAAAAAGCCTAAGTGAAGCAGCATATAGCCTTGGAAAAGATAAATTTCAAACAGCTATTTTCGTGCTCTTCCCATGTGTTGCAAAAAGCGTAGCAGCGGCTTTTATTTTAGCGATCTCGCGTGGGCTTGGCGAGGTTGGCATAACACTCATACTCGGCGGAAATATAATAGGCAAAACAGACACTATCTCTCTTGCCATTTATAATGCCGTATACGATGGCAAAAGCGATGAGGCACTCGTTTTAAGCCTTGTTTTGGTTGTATTAAGCTTTATTTTGTTTGGGATTATAAATTTGCTTGATAAAAGCAAAATTTAA
- a CDS encoding BON domain-containing protein gives MILKFSVFAFLALFFCSCSSVLTPATAPLNVYDAYSISRDKRGIYSITRDKFIQSKLQSKILFSKGLSNIDIEIEVFYGDAYLIGLVDSKELEDKLVELAKSTDGVRKIYTYLRIKKPEYPCDSLKILANLKQNLFKDSIVEGTNVRVSIVGCDVVFSGVVDSIEQEKHAIWYAKHIDGVADVYSFIKVIK, from the coding sequence CTGATTTTAAAATTTAGCGTTTTTGCATTTTTGGCTCTATTTTTTTGCTCTTGCTCTTCAGTACTAACCCCAGCAACCGCGCCACTAAATGTCTATGATGCGTACTCTATTTCACGTGATAAACGTGGTATTTACTCGATCACTCGTGACAAATTTATCCAAAGCAAACTACAAAGCAAAATTTTATTTTCAAAAGGACTTAGTAACATTGATATTGAGATAGAGGTTTTTTACGGAGATGCTTATCTGATCGGGCTTGTTGATAGTAAAGAGCTTGAAGATAAGCTAGTAGAACTAGCCAAAAGTACAGATGGCGTGCGAAAAATTTATACCTATCTTCGTATCAAAAAGCCAGAATATCCATGCGATAGTCTAAAAATTCTTGCAAACTTAAAGCAAAATCTTTTTAAAGATAGTATAGTTGAGGGCACAAATGTGCGTGTTAGCATAGTTGGCTGTGATGTTGTATTTAGCGGCGTAGTTGATAGCATTGAGCAAGAAAAACATGCTATTTGGTACGCTAAGCATATTGATGGCGTGGCAGATGTCTACTCGTTCATCAAAGTTATCAAATAA
- the fliQ gene encoding flagellar biosynthesis protein FliQ, translating to MMQSTLVSLGVETFKIALYISLPMLLSGLIAGLIISIFQATTQINETTLSFVPKILLVVVVIIFLMPWMISMMVEFTTRMLDFIPEFIQ from the coding sequence CTGATGCAAAGTACGCTTGTCTCGCTTGGAGTTGAAACCTTTAAGATCGCCCTTTACATCAGCCTCCCGATGCTGCTAAGTGGACTAATAGCAGGTCTTATCATCTCCATTTTTCAAGCGACCACGCAGATAAACGAAACCACGCTAAGCTTCGTGCCAAAAATTTTGCTAGTCGTCGTTGTCATCATATTTTTGATGCCTTGGATGATCTCGATGATGGTTGAATTTACCACTCGCATGCTTGATTTTATACCGGAATTTATCCAGTGA
- a CDS encoding ABC transporter substrate-binding protein: MKILKILTMILLFATSLFAISKEQIKPEVEMKTTKVIEILKDTNLDNNAKTKEIFALLDPFFDYKQMAKISLGKRYNSLSSDEQAKFDTAFEQKLKSSYIDKLLGYKDQEIHITGESEPQKNRYWLTSELTNDGKSYEFVYKFYDAKERGWLIYDLDIVGVSIIQTYRSQFGDVLNNADFNTLLQKLNEAVLPDQNKTNP; the protein is encoded by the coding sequence TTTTTGCAACTAGCCTTTTTGCTATTTCAAAAGAGCAGATCAAGCCTGAAGTAGAGATGAAAACAACAAAGGTTATTGAAATTTTAAAAGATACAAATTTAGACAATAATGCAAAGACAAAAGAAATTTTTGCTCTTCTTGATCCATTTTTTGACTATAAACAAATGGCAAAGATAAGCCTTGGCAAACGTTACAACAGCCTAAGCAGCGATGAGCAAGCCAAATTTGACACAGCATTTGAGCAAAAACTAAAAAGCTCATACATAGATAAACTTTTAGGGTACAAAGATCAAGAGATACATATAACTGGCGAGAGTGAACCTCAAAAAAATAGATACTGGCTCACATCTGAGCTGACAAATGATGGCAAGAGCTACGAATTTGTCTATAAATTTTATGACGCTAAAGAGCGTGGTTGGCTCATTTACGATCTTGATATCGTTGGTGTAAGCATCATTCAAACATACAGAAGCCAGTTTGGCGATGTGCTAAATAACGCTGATTTCAATACTCTTTTACAAAAGCTAAACGAAGCTGTTTTGCCTGATCAAAATAAAACTAACCCTTAA
- the modA gene encoding molybdate ABC transporter substrate-binding protein yields MKKFLLLMVALFAFGNENLLVSAGGGYKKIVEAVAQNLKKDGVNIDTSFANITAIMAQAKEGKTDVIVGDEDFLKKSDLKVAEYVNLGSGALVLATKKGVKIEKVEELKALSKIAMPDAVKTVYGKRANEFMQKANLSGELKDKILAVAGVPQVVTYVLNGEVDAGFINQTELNAHKDEFGSFILIDKALYAPANIVAAKLEGCDKKADCEKFLNELKSERSKEIYTKFGIR; encoded by the coding sequence ATGAAAAAGTTCTTACTTTTAATGGTTGCACTATTTGCATTTGGCAATGAAAATTTGCTAGTAAGTGCGGGCGGTGGATATAAAAAGATAGTCGAAGCAGTCGCGCAAAATCTCAAAAAAGATGGCGTAAATATCGACACTTCTTTTGCAAACATCACAGCGATCATGGCTCAGGCAAAAGAGGGCAAAACTGACGTGATCGTGGGCGATGAAGACTTTTTGAAAAAGTCTGATCTAAAGGTCGCCGAGTATGTAAATTTAGGCTCAGGTGCTTTGGTGCTGGCTACTAAAAAGGGTGTGAAAATAGAAAAAGTTGAAGAGCTAAAAGCGCTTTCTAAGATCGCTATGCCAGATGCTGTAAAGACAGTTTATGGTAAAAGAGCGAATGAATTTATGCAAAAAGCAAATTTAAGTGGCGAGCTAAAGGATAAAATTTTAGCAGTTGCTGGCGTGCCACAAGTCGTTACTTATGTATTAAACGGCGAAGTTGATGCTGGGTTCATTAATCAGACCGAACTAAACGCACACAAAGACGAATTTGGTAGTTTTATCTTGATAGACAAAGCACTTTACGCTCCAGCAAACATCGTAGCTGCAAAGCTTGAAGGATGCGATAAAAAGGCTGATTGTGAGAAATTCTTAAATGAGCTAAAAAGCGAGAGATCAAAAGAAATTTACACTAAATTTGGCATAAGATAA